The proteins below come from a single Miscanthus floridulus cultivar M001 chromosome 1, ASM1932011v1, whole genome shotgun sequence genomic window:
- the LOC136547359 gene encoding ATP synthase subunit b', chloroplastic-like, with product MATAMMAAATTSCSPRRAAPLLKPVASSSSSSSSSARPRRPLAQQLPRLLATAAAAVAVAVAAAPLPALAEQMEKAQLFDFNLTLPAIATEFLLLMVALDKLYFTPLGMFMDERDAKIRGELGDVKDASEEVKQLEEQAAAIMKAARAEIAAALNKMKKETTAELEAKLQEGRSRVEAELVEALANLEAQKEEAVKALDAQIASLSDEIVKKVLPSA from the coding sequence ATGGCCACGGCTATGATGGCTGCAGCCACCACCTCCTGctccccgcgccgcgccgcgccgctcctgaagccggtggcgtcctcctcctcttccagcAGCAGCTcggcgcggccgcggcggcccTTGGCGCAGCAGCTCCCGCGGCtgctggcgacggcggcggcggcagtggcagtggcagtggcggcCGCGCCGCTCCCGGCGCTGGCGGAGCAGATGGAGAAGGCCCAGCTGTTCGACTTCAACCTGACGCTCCCGGCGATCGCGACCGAGTTCCTGCTGCTCATGGTGGCGCTGGATAAGCTCTACTTCACGCCGCTGGGCATGTTCATGGACGAGCGGGACGCCAAGATCCGCGGCGAGCTCGGCGACGTCAAGGACGCCTCCGAGGAGGTGAAGCAGCTGGAGGAGCAGGCGGCCGCCATCATGAAGGCGGCGCGCGCCGAGATCGCGGCGGCGCTcaacaagatgaagaaggagaccACCGCGGAGCTGGAGGCCAAGCTGCAGGAGGGCCGCAGCCGCGTGGAGGCCGAGCTCGTCGAGGCGCTCGCCAACCTCGAGGCGCAGAAGGAGGAGGCCGTCAAGGCGCTCGACGCGCAGATCGCCTCGCTCAGCGATGAGATCGTCAAGAAGGTGCTCCCATCCGCGTGA